A section of the Nitrospira sp. genome encodes:
- a CDS encoding HD domain-containing protein translates to MSDFKLVQPAAKDDQTQPLLTHEKSLSQKIGHGSEAGDILDQQLVMLGFQLITQLNTLIKTSKIHGRTNAALDKPVETMLTLIQTLAHDQPVTLRLQNDFLFLGESHLKVNAQQMAVIGSIIDSLNRWKIGGLTFGSAVASKDLREFAYLFVSLDPTTKSVDDFRQELKAREVNGIDLEDPRELELHEDLNTGSGSGKPGETTTDPKVQQKIQSKNAYAKAASAVGGLEKSVRDGGTVNFKQAKRAIQNIVDLMMQDEATLLGLTTLRCHDQYTHNHSVNVSLLSIALANRTGYPKVALADLGLAALFHDMGKSTIPLEVLNKPGEFSDEEWVAMRNHPTEGVLSLAELRGITNLPARMAAASFEHHMNLDYSGYPKLKTPWKLSLTGRILMIADCYDAMTSSRVYRREPMSPSKVLNIMFGKSGKSFDATLLKLFVNCVGIVPIGSLVMLNTDELAVVLKPAVERADAERPLVKVIADPEGNLMDSGPELDLTSKDASGDYRHSIVRLIDNTEHQFDTSRYFV, encoded by the coding sequence GTGAGTGACTTCAAGCTCGTTCAGCCCGCCGCCAAGGACGACCAGACGCAGCCGCTGCTGACCCACGAAAAATCTCTGTCGCAGAAAATCGGCCACGGATCCGAGGCCGGCGACATTCTCGACCAGCAACTCGTCATGCTGGGCTTCCAGCTGATTACGCAACTCAACACGCTCATCAAGACCTCAAAGATTCATGGCCGGACCAACGCCGCGCTGGACAAGCCCGTTGAGACCATGCTCACGCTGATACAAACGCTGGCCCACGACCAGCCGGTCACCCTTCGGTTGCAAAACGACTTCCTGTTCCTCGGCGAAAGTCATCTGAAGGTCAACGCCCAACAGATGGCCGTCATCGGCAGCATCATCGATTCACTGAACAGGTGGAAAATCGGCGGCCTGACATTTGGTTCCGCCGTGGCATCGAAGGACCTTCGGGAATTCGCCTATCTCTTCGTCAGTCTGGATCCCACCACAAAATCCGTGGACGACTTCCGGCAAGAGCTGAAAGCGCGCGAAGTCAACGGCATCGACTTGGAGGATCCTCGCGAGCTGGAGCTCCACGAGGATCTCAATACCGGATCCGGTTCGGGGAAACCCGGCGAGACTACCACGGACCCGAAAGTTCAACAAAAGATCCAGTCCAAGAATGCCTACGCCAAAGCCGCCAGCGCCGTCGGGGGGCTCGAGAAGTCTGTGCGGGACGGCGGCACGGTCAACTTCAAGCAGGCGAAGCGAGCCATCCAGAACATCGTGGACTTGATGATGCAGGACGAGGCCACCCTCTTGGGATTGACCACCCTGCGATGCCACGATCAATACACGCACAACCACTCGGTCAACGTCTCCTTGCTCTCGATTGCCTTGGCCAACCGTACCGGCTATCCCAAGGTCGCGCTGGCGGATCTCGGATTAGCTGCGCTGTTTCACGACATGGGCAAATCGACGATTCCCCTTGAGGTGCTGAATAAGCCCGGCGAGTTTTCCGACGAAGAGTGGGTCGCGATGCGGAATCATCCGACCGAAGGCGTCCTGAGCCTCGCGGAGTTGCGTGGAATTACCAATCTCCCCGCCCGCATGGCCGCCGCCTCATTCGAGCATCACATGAACCTCGATTACTCCGGCTATCCGAAGTTGAAGACGCCCTGGAAACTGTCGCTCACCGGTCGCATCCTGATGATTGCCGACTGTTATGACGCCATGACCTCCTCACGCGTGTACCGGCGCGAACCGATGTCGCCCTCCAAGGTGCTGAACATCATGTTCGGCAAGTCGGGGAAAAGTTTTGACGCAACGCTCTTGAAGCTATTCGTCAACTGCGTCGGTATCGTCCCCATCGGCAGCCTCGTCATGCTGAATACCGACGAGCTGGCCGTCGTCCTCAAACCTGCAGTCGAGCGAGCCGATGCCGAACGACCGCTGGTGAAAGTCATTGCCGATCCCGAAGGCAACCTGATGGATAGCGGCCCGGAGCTGGACCTCACCAGCAAAGATGCATCCGGCGACTATCGTCACAGCATCGTGCGACTGATCGACAATACGGAGCATCAATTCGACACCAGTCGCTATTTCGTCTAG
- a CDS encoding GDSL-type esterase/lipase family protein: MPPVRIICFGDSLTAGFQSPTRENPQGGSTPYGETLQERLGSVGQVSISGICGELTGEMVMRFRKDVLAHAPHYVVILGGTNDLGWNGPAHDIMRNLVKMYEQTLAAGGMPVPVTVPSLRVEDAGGSREGIDWVAGHLERRYELNGLILDYGRTKSLTAIDLFTATAEPETNLLAREYSNDGLHLTTAGYRLFADLVYQQVLQPALSKSS; this comes from the coding sequence ATGCCGCCTGTTCGGATCATCTGCTTCGGTGACAGCCTGACCGCGGGGTTCCAATCTCCCACAAGAGAAAACCCTCAAGGCGGCTCCACGCCCTATGGAGAAACACTCCAAGAGAGACTCGGATCGGTCGGGCAGGTTTCTATCAGCGGGATCTGCGGCGAACTCACGGGAGAAATGGTCATGCGATTCCGGAAGGATGTCCTGGCGCACGCGCCTCACTATGTCGTGATCCTGGGTGGAACCAACGATTTAGGGTGGAACGGACCGGCGCATGACATTATGCGCAATCTGGTGAAGATGTACGAGCAGACGCTGGCCGCCGGAGGAATGCCGGTGCCCGTAACGGTTCCGTCCTTGAGAGTGGAAGATGCCGGCGGCAGTCGGGAAGGGATAGACTGGGTCGCCGGTCATTTAGAGCGGCGGTATGAGCTGAATGGGCTGATTCTCGACTATGGTCGAACGAAGAGTCTCACGGCCATCGATCTCTTCACCGCCACAGCTGAGCCTGAGACGAATCTGTTAGCCCGTGAATATTCTAACGACGGATTGCACCTCACCACCGCCGGCTATCGCCTTTTTGCCGACCTGGTGTATCAGCAAGTCCTCCAACCTGCCTTGTCAAAGTCCTCGTAG
- a CDS encoding thioredoxin domain-containing protein: MPSPLQPVTDADFDRVVERAMVPVLVEFWKPGCGHCKSLMKELEQLQNELGEKLLVLTMNVDENFQIPAELEVSTLPALALYRGGSFERFIGGLGKKEEILRQLQIG; this comes from the coding sequence ATGCCCTCACCCCTCCAACCGGTCACTGACGCAGATTTCGATCGGGTGGTCGAACGCGCCATGGTTCCGGTACTCGTCGAGTTCTGGAAGCCGGGCTGCGGCCATTGCAAAAGCTTGATGAAAGAACTGGAGCAATTGCAGAACGAGCTCGGGGAGAAACTCCTGGTCCTGACCATGAATGTCGACGAGAATTTCCAGATCCCGGCCGAGTTGGAAGTATCAACACTCCCGGCTCTGGCCCTCTATCGCGGTGGATCGTTCGAACGATTCATCGGCGGGCTGGGGAAGAAAGAGGAAATCCTGCGGCAGCTTCAGATAGGTTGA
- the zwf gene encoding glucose-6-phosphate dehydrogenase — translation MALSNQRIEISPAQETLVPVEPTTLVIFGGSGDLAKRRLIPALYNLLLDGLLPSNYVVLGLGRKPMSDEEFRTTVRDGVVKHSRQALIEETWKAFASHLYYMAGENDDPNTYVRLKARAEELERTFQLPGNRIFYLSIPPSSFTPVCEGLSSSGLATKTGGQTSYARIIVEKPVGRDLKSAQEINAVTGRVFDESQIFRIDHYLGKETVQNLMVVRFANSIFEPIWNHQHIDHVQITVSEAEGVGTRASYYEEAGALRDMVQNHILQLLCLVAMEPPYSLDPDVVRNAKMEVLRCLRPITGKDVEAFTARAQYTEGTSHGETMPGYRREKGVNPTSTTETYVAVKCFVENWRWSGVPFYLRTGKALPLRASEVAVQFKDIPQILFNANGLSPQAPNVLTLRIQPEEGLSLRIVSRVPGTRAQTHPVEMDFKYGEVFGRPSPEAYERLLLDVMAGDASRFMRRDAVEASWAWITQILDGWQQSGQRWLPEYQAGTWGPVEADRLVQNDGRSWRTL, via the coding sequence ATGGCCTTATCCAATCAACGCATAGAAATCAGCCCGGCGCAGGAAACCTTGGTTCCCGTTGAGCCGACGACATTGGTGATCTTCGGCGGATCGGGCGATCTTGCCAAACGCCGGTTGATTCCGGCGCTCTACAACCTGCTGCTGGACGGGTTGCTGCCGTCGAACTACGTCGTGCTGGGTCTCGGACGAAAACCGATGAGCGACGAAGAATTTCGCACGACCGTGCGGGACGGCGTAGTGAAACATTCCCGCCAGGCGTTGATCGAAGAAACGTGGAAGGCCTTTGCCAGCCATCTCTATTACATGGCCGGAGAGAACGACGATCCGAATACCTATGTCAGGCTGAAAGCCCGCGCTGAAGAACTCGAGCGCACGTTTCAGTTGCCGGGCAACCGCATTTTCTATCTAAGCATCCCTCCCAGTTCCTTCACTCCGGTATGCGAAGGGCTCTCCTCATCGGGCCTCGCAACGAAGACCGGTGGGCAAACATCCTATGCCCGCATCATTGTCGAAAAACCGGTCGGGCGCGATTTGAAGTCAGCTCAAGAGATCAACGCCGTCACCGGACGCGTGTTTGACGAATCGCAGATCTTCCGGATCGATCACTATTTGGGCAAAGAAACCGTTCAGAATCTGATGGTCGTGCGGTTCGCCAACAGCATTTTCGAACCGATCTGGAACCACCAGCACATCGACCACGTCCAGATCACGGTGAGCGAGGCCGAAGGCGTCGGAACCAGGGCCAGCTACTACGAGGAAGCCGGCGCATTGCGCGACATGGTCCAGAACCACATCCTCCAACTGCTCTGCCTGGTGGCGATGGAGCCGCCCTACTCGCTCGACCCGGATGTGGTCCGCAACGCCAAGATGGAAGTGCTCCGCTGCCTGCGCCCGATCACCGGCAAAGATGTCGAGGCATTTACGGCGCGCGCGCAATACACCGAAGGGACCTCCCACGGCGAGACGATGCCGGGCTATCGTCGGGAGAAAGGCGTGAACCCTACCTCGACCACGGAAACCTATGTGGCGGTGAAATGCTTCGTCGAAAACTGGCGCTGGTCCGGCGTGCCGTTTTACCTGCGCACCGGCAAAGCCCTACCGCTCCGCGCGAGTGAAGTGGCGGTGCAGTTCAAAGACATTCCGCAGATTCTCTTCAACGCCAACGGGCTATCGCCACAGGCACCGAACGTATTGACCCTGCGCATCCAGCCGGAAGAAGGCCTGTCGCTCAGAATTGTCTCGCGCGTCCCTGGGACGAGGGCACAAACCCACCCGGTCGAAATGGATTTCAAATATGGAGAAGTGTTCGGGAGACCGTCGCCGGAAGCCTACGAGCGATTGCTCTTGGACGTGATGGCCGGGGATGCGTCACGCTTCATGCGCCGCGACGCCGTGGAAGCTTCCTGGGCCTGGATCACCCAAATCCTCGATGGCTGGCAGCAGTCCGGCCAGCGCTGGCTCCCCGAGTACCAAGCCGGCACCTGGGGACCGGTCGAAGCCGACCGCCTCGTCCAGAACGACGGCCGCTCCTGGCGGACGCTCTAG
- the gnd gene encoding decarboxylating 6-phosphogluconate dehydrogenase — translation MELGFIGLGKMGMNMVTRLRRDNHRVVVFDFVADLVKQAEAQGCIASSSLAEMIGKLAAPRTVWVMVPSGAPTEETVKAAAALLQPGDTIVDGGNTRFHDDVRRAADLKKKQLHYVDAGTSGGIWGLKVGYCLMIGGEEAPVKRLTPLFTTLAPENGWAHVGGHGAGHYVKMVHNGIEYSMMQGYAEGFELMSKSEYNLDLGCVADLWMHGSVVRSWLLELAVDALKDDPKLDKLKGFVQDSGEGRWMIADALEKDVPVPTLTTALFTRFRSRQDQSFAEKMLAALRNAFGGHAVRR, via the coding sequence ATGGAACTGGGATTTATCGGGCTCGGGAAAATGGGCATGAACATGGTCACCCGGTTGCGGAGGGACAACCACCGTGTGGTCGTCTTCGATTTTGTGGCAGACCTGGTCAAACAAGCCGAGGCACAAGGCTGCATCGCGTCGTCATCTCTTGCCGAGATGATCGGCAAACTGGCCGCTCCCCGGACCGTCTGGGTCATGGTCCCTTCCGGCGCGCCGACCGAAGAAACCGTGAAAGCCGCCGCCGCTCTGCTTCAACCGGGCGACACGATTGTCGATGGCGGAAACACCCGGTTTCACGATGACGTTCGTCGGGCCGCCGACCTCAAGAAGAAGCAACTCCATTACGTTGACGCCGGCACCAGCGGCGGGATTTGGGGGCTCAAGGTCGGCTACTGCCTGATGATCGGTGGAGAAGAAGCGCCGGTGAAACGGCTCACCCCGCTCTTCACGACACTGGCCCCCGAAAACGGTTGGGCCCATGTGGGCGGACATGGCGCCGGGCACTACGTGAAAATGGTGCACAACGGCATCGAGTACAGCATGATGCAGGGCTATGCCGAAGGATTCGAATTGATGTCCAAGAGTGAATACAACCTGGACCTGGGCTGCGTGGCCGACCTCTGGATGCACGGCAGCGTGGTGCGCTCGTGGCTGCTGGAACTGGCGGTCGACGCACTGAAGGACGATCCCAAACTCGACAAACTCAAAGGCTTCGTGCAGGATTCGGGTGAGGGGCGCTGGATGATCGCGGATGCGCTTGAAAAGGACGTGCCGGTTCCCACGCTCACCACGGCCCTCTTCACGCGCTTCCGATCCAGACAGGACCAATCGTTCGCGGAAAAAATGCTCGCCGCACTCCGCAACGCGTTCGGCGGGCATGCCGTCCGCCGGTAA
- a CDS encoding GntG family PLP-dependent aldolase — MIDLRSDTVTQPTDAMRKAMARAEVGDDVYGEDPTVNRLQDMAAALLGKRAALFVPSGTMGNQLAIRAHTQPGQEVIVESKSHIVRYEQGAAGALAGVQLHWVVGERGIMTAEQVEAAIRPTDPYSIPTGLICIENTHNSGGGTIYSLSTIEKIRAIATKHGIPMHLDGARLFNAVAATTLPAATYAQHFETVSFCLSKGLGAPAGSLLVSSDIPLIERARRFRRMYGGAMRQSGILAAAGIHALEHHVARLKHDHDHAKKLARALQQIPAVRIAPQHVETNIVIFDVPDHRLAPADLVTQLKDHGVLIHAIGGRSFRAVTHLNISTKQIDEAAEVFARVLR; from the coding sequence ATGATCGATCTCCGCAGCGACACCGTCACGCAACCCACCGATGCCATGCGCAAAGCGATGGCGCGCGCCGAAGTGGGGGACGATGTCTATGGGGAAGACCCGACGGTCAATCGACTGCAGGACATGGCCGCCGCCTTGCTCGGCAAACGCGCCGCGCTGTTCGTACCCTCCGGCACCATGGGCAACCAGTTGGCGATTCGTGCGCACACTCAGCCGGGACAGGAAGTCATCGTCGAGAGCAAGTCGCACATCGTGCGGTATGAACAGGGCGCCGCCGGCGCCCTCGCGGGCGTCCAGTTGCATTGGGTCGTCGGCGAGCGAGGCATCATGACGGCTGAACAGGTCGAAGCGGCGATCAGACCCACAGACCCGTACTCCATTCCGACGGGGCTCATCTGCATCGAAAACACGCACAACAGCGGCGGCGGCACCATCTATTCGCTGTCGACCATTGAAAAAATTCGCGCCATCGCGACGAAGCACGGAATCCCGATGCATCTCGACGGCGCCCGACTGTTCAATGCCGTCGCCGCGACGACCCTGCCGGCCGCCACCTATGCGCAACATTTCGAAACGGTGTCCTTCTGCCTCTCCAAGGGTCTCGGGGCGCCGGCCGGCTCCCTGCTGGTCTCCAGCGATATCCCGCTGATCGAACGCGCCCGCCGCTTCCGCCGCATGTACGGCGGGGCCATGCGCCAGTCCGGCATCCTCGCGGCCGCCGGCATTCATGCGCTCGAGCATCATGTCGCCCGACTGAAGCACGATCACGATCATGCCAAGAAACTCGCGCGTGCCTTGCAGCAGATTCCGGCCGTACGCATCGCGCCACAACATGTCGAGACCAACATTGTGATCTTCGATGTCCCCGACCATCGCCTGGCCCCGGCTGATCTCGTGACCCAACTCAAGGACCACGGCGTGCTCATCCACGCGATCGGAGGCCGCAGCTTTCGCGCCGTCACCCATTTAAATATTTCAACGAAACAGATCGACGAAGCCGCCGAAGTCTTTGCCCGAGTCCTCCGCTGA
- a CDS encoding glutamate-5-semialdehyde dehydrogenase: MPEVPVKMYIDKLLKTCRDVQRPLALLSGPVKDRALRAMADRLQADEEQIFAANVLDVDAVGKTLLGEGLRGERVKEAVTRVRMMPDDVKELADRLRLIADLPDPVGAVTKRWERPDGLQVNRVRVPIGVVGVISEMKPLITVESLALCLKSGNVCVFRPAFEWNRTHQAIESRMREEAERAGIPSGAWLLVDRPEKEVALEIMRAGKSVDAIVPRGGPGLRKAMHEQAKMPILCYDYGISHAYVDADVDIPIAQNVVINSKIQHATSTNSIDTLLVQQGMARPFLAALIRRLLEEYKIQVIGCPKTVALMGQMAMTGHEAVTPATDEDWDRQFQSPVLAIKMVAGLDEALAHIADHGPCLTAVIATSDYNSAMRFSREVDATAVMVNASTRLNSGDGYGMGPDIGLNLSRVQAKGPIGLEQLTNEKYVAFGGGQLRYPHPVPDTYEDAIMLKRA, from the coding sequence ATGCCGGAAGTTCCCGTTAAGATGTACATCGATAAGTTGTTGAAAACATGCCGCGATGTGCAGCGTCCCTTGGCGTTGCTCTCGGGCCCCGTGAAGGATCGCGCGCTGCGTGCTATGGCGGACCGGTTGCAAGCGGATGAGGAACAGATTTTTGCGGCGAACGTGCTGGATGTCGATGCCGTGGGCAAGACGCTGCTTGGGGAAGGGTTGCGGGGAGAGCGGGTGAAAGAAGCGGTCACGCGCGTGCGGATGATGCCGGATGATGTGAAGGAGTTGGCCGACCGTCTTCGTCTGATCGCGGATTTGCCCGATCCGGTCGGTGCGGTGACCAAGCGGTGGGAGCGGCCTGACGGGTTGCAAGTAAACCGGGTTCGCGTGCCCATCGGGGTGGTCGGCGTGATTTCAGAAATGAAACCGTTGATTACCGTGGAGTCCTTGGCCCTCTGTCTCAAGTCCGGAAACGTGTGTGTCTTTCGTCCGGCGTTCGAATGGAATCGGACGCATCAGGCCATTGAATCGCGCATGCGTGAAGAGGCGGAGCGCGCAGGGATTCCCTCAGGCGCCTGGTTGTTGGTCGACCGGCCCGAGAAGGAAGTGGCGCTGGAAATCATGCGCGCCGGGAAGAGCGTGGATGCGATCGTGCCTCGTGGCGGGCCTGGCCTTCGCAAAGCCATGCATGAGCAGGCGAAGATGCCGATCCTCTGCTACGACTACGGGATCAGCCATGCCTACGTCGATGCGGACGTGGATATCCCTATCGCGCAGAACGTCGTCATCAATTCAAAGATTCAGCATGCGACCTCCACCAACTCCATTGATACCCTGTTAGTGCAGCAGGGGATGGCGCGGCCGTTCTTGGCGGCGCTCATTCGCCGTCTGCTTGAAGAATATAAGATTCAGGTGATCGGCTGTCCGAAAACCGTGGCGCTCATGGGACAAATGGCGATGACCGGACACGAAGCGGTCACTCCGGCCACCGACGAAGACTGGGACCGGCAGTTCCAGTCGCCGGTCTTGGCGATCAAGATGGTGGCGGGGCTCGATGAGGCGCTGGCGCACATTGCCGACCATGGGCCCTGTCTGACGGCCGTGATTGCCACGTCCGACTATAATTCCGCGATGCGTTTCTCGCGAGAGGTGGATGCGACGGCGGTGATGGTCAACGCCTCGACGCGGCTCAACTCCGGCGACGGGTATGGGATGGGGCCGGACATCGGTCTCAATCTGTCTCGCGTGCAGGCGAAAGGGCCGATCGGCCTCGAACAGCTGACGAACGAGAAGTATGTGGCGTTCGGCGGCGGGCAGTTGCGCTATCCGCATCCGGTGCCGGACACCTATGAAGACGCCATCATGCTGAAGCGCGCGTGA
- a CDS encoding methyltransferase domain-containing protein, with protein MSIDSPQASLHAHLARWGLRSFSSDADYFAWQRATLSAADLNRLNAQVERKRSGDRQDEIAFYDLTAEAHILSVLYSQRYEYFMEIGRRVVPRIGAAATVLDYGCGVGILTTLYARHCPATQFVGIDRSSRSIAVAQSKASELGLSNVRFECRDVDVEALRGSYDRIIATHALVQAEQDPGMPSRDWKTFERVHDERQQDAFEQRTGIDARLDRLSEVLSRGGCMVIFEKTRQLARRVPFQRALARRGLQLIENPEPIRYRLVEEVANDGPFYVVQKESARSLTWNEAPEPDEGLPFNRAMLRSAPQDPDIPLYENHWPSAQRALELLADRLVQQEETRRESDGRQLHVELGSAEGQIYLYCANTFDQRQLIVVETARKALLDSYYQEILSS; from the coding sequence ATGTCGATCGATTCTCCGCAAGCCTCCCTTCATGCTCACCTCGCCCGCTGGGGTCTTCGATCATTCTCGTCCGATGCGGACTACTTCGCCTGGCAGCGAGCGACGCTGTCTGCGGCGGATCTGAATCGGCTCAATGCGCAGGTCGAGCGGAAGCGCAGCGGCGATCGTCAGGACGAAATCGCCTTCTACGATCTGACGGCGGAAGCTCATATTCTTTCCGTCCTCTACAGCCAGCGCTATGAATACTTCATGGAGATCGGCCGCCGTGTGGTGCCTCGAATCGGCGCGGCGGCCACGGTCCTGGATTATGGATGCGGGGTGGGGATTCTCACCACGCTCTATGCAAGGCATTGCCCGGCGACGCAGTTTGTTGGGATCGATCGCTCCTCCAGGTCGATTGCCGTGGCGCAATCGAAAGCCAGTGAATTGGGGCTGAGCAATGTCCGCTTCGAATGCCGTGATGTGGACGTGGAAGCGCTTCGCGGATCGTATGATCGGATCATCGCGACTCATGCGTTGGTTCAAGCTGAGCAAGATCCGGGAATGCCGAGTCGTGACTGGAAGACTTTTGAGCGGGTGCACGATGAACGGCAGCAGGATGCGTTTGAGCAGCGGACCGGCATCGATGCGCGGCTCGATCGGCTCAGCGAGGTACTCAGTCGGGGTGGATGCATGGTCATCTTCGAGAAGACCCGCCAGCTTGCCCGGCGCGTGCCGTTTCAACGGGCACTGGCACGACGGGGCCTGCAATTGATCGAGAACCCTGAGCCGATCCGGTATCGTCTTGTCGAAGAAGTTGCCAACGACGGGCCGTTCTATGTGGTGCAGAAGGAGAGTGCGCGTTCTCTCACATGGAATGAAGCGCCGGAACCGGACGAAGGCTTGCCGTTCAATCGAGCGATGCTTCGATCCGCTCCACAAGATCCGGACATACCGCTGTATGAAAATCATTGGCCGTCGGCGCAGCGGGCCCTGGAATTGCTCGCCGATCGTCTGGTACAGCAGGAAGAGACTCGCCGGGAGTCCGACGGCAGGCAGTTGCATGTCGAACTCGGATCGGCCGAAGGACAGATCTATCTCTATTGTGCCAACACCTTTGACCAACGGCAACTCATCGTGGTTGAGACTGCCCGTAAGGCACTCCTCGATTCCTACTATCAAGAGATTCTTTCTTCGTGA